Genomic DNA from Gemmatimonadota bacterium:
CGCGAAACGCCGCCACAGCGTGTCCAGTTCACCGGCGGTGAACCGGGGCTTGAGGTCTTCGTCATGGGAGATGTCGCTGCCGTAGTGCTGCCGGACCGGATGGGTGGCGAACTTCATCTTGTAGACGATCTTGGACAGGAGCACGGCGCATACGATTCGGCCGGCCTCGCCGGGGTGCAGGGCGGCGAGGCCTTCCAGGAAGGCATCTTCGTCCCGGTCGATGGCGGCGCGGAAGATGGACTCGATCAGGTCGGTCTCATCGTCATATTTTCGCCTGATGTCCCGGAATACGGCCTGTAAATCGGCGGGCAGGCATTCGATAAAGCCCAGGTCCCTGAAGGTCCTGTTCACATAGGGGAAGATCGGCCCGCCGTAGGACCGGTAACCCAGGTGTATGGTACGCCTCAGCCGGGTGCTGTAGTCGCTCCCCCAGTGCAGGATCGTATTGGTATAGACGACCCCGTCACCCGCGTCCAGCTCCACCTGCACGCCGCCGGGCAGCGGCTCGCGGGGGTTTTGTGCCAGGCAGCGGTTTTCTTCGGCCGTGTTCCCCCGTTGATGACTCTTCGGCACGACCCAGAGCACGTTGTCGTCGTACAGGGGGATATTCCACTGGAGGTAACCGGGGGCGTTGTTCAGCAGGTCCGCCTGAAGGCCCCGCAGCGGTGCCTGGTCGATGGGATGTATGTCCCGGTGCCACGCCGCCGGTCCGCGGTCGTCCACCGGGTTGCACATGAACATGAACCCCGTGCTGCCCGCGGCTTCCGCGCCCATGATGCGCCGGCTGACGCCCATGGTGTTCTCGTGCAGGCAGAAGGCCATCGTGTTGGCCGTGTCCTCGTCCACGAGGCTTTCAAAGTGAAGCCTGGGCTGGTGGCTGGTCTCCCACTCCCCGCCGGGCGGTTCTCCCGGTTTTCGCTCCCGGGCCCAGATCTCCTTCTGCCGCTCCACCATGCGCTCGAAGCTGTCCCTCAGGGGATCGAGCCAGCCAGAGGGTACCACCCCGCGAAGCACGATGAAGCCGTCTTCGAACAGTTGCCGAGGATCGAAATTCATGTAAGGGTTACCATAAAACGCTTCGACGCGGAACGATGTCCGCGCCGTATAACGGGATATTGTTCAATCTATACCGTCCCATAGGAATGTCAAGGGTGGGAAGGCACAAGTTTGCCGTTTGCCGTCTTTTGGTTTCAGGCATCCCGTTGCCACCGCGCCGGACGCGGATTTCGTCTTGCCCGGAGTCCGTCGTAAAATTAGATTACGGACCAGAATTACACGTTCGACCACCGCCCGGACCGAGTCCAGGTACATCGTTTCGCCTTCAGTCGAAAGCGTGTCCATGGCTGACCCGAAAGACTGGCACCGGTTTGTGCTGTTGCTCATTGATGTCCAGCGGGATTTCTGGCCTGAAGAGACGGCGAAAGCCTTTCCGGATTTTCCGTCGAACATCGAACGCCTGCTGGAACATGGCCGATCGTCGGACCTCGATATCGTGCATGTGCGCGCGGAGTTCGAACCGGACGGAACGGACTGGATGGCGCCTTACCGGATCAAGGGGGAGACGCCCTGCGTCCGCGGAACGCCGGGCGCCGATGCGTTGCCCTGCGCCGTCGAACGGACCGGCGAGCCCGTCATCCGGAAGCGGACCTTCGACGCTTTCCAGCAACAGGACTTATTAACCCATTTACAGCGCGCGCGGAAATCCTTTATACTGGTTGCGGGACTGGAAACCTCCGTCTGCGTGCTTTTCACGGCGGCTTCGGCGGTGCAGCGGGGGTTCCTGGCCGCCGTCGTCGAGGACTGCTGCGCCGACGATCCCGCCAAACACGCGGCGGCGTTGGCCCACTATCCTTTTGTCTTCGACCGGACGTCCCTCGAAAGACTGGAAACGGTCATGGTCCGTTTCCAGTC
This window encodes:
- a CDS encoding cysteine hydrolase, translating into MADPKDWHRFVLLLIDVQRDFWPEETAKAFPDFPSNIERLLEHGRSSDLDIVHVRAEFEPDGTDWMAPYRIKGETPCVRGTPGADALPCAVERTGEPVIRKRTFDAFQQQDLLTHLQRARKSFILVAGLETSVCVLFTAASAVQRGFLAAVVEDCCADDPAKHAAALAHYPFVFDRTSLERLETVMVRFQS
- a CDS encoding phytanoyl-CoA dioxygenase family protein; this translates as MNFDPRQLFEDGFIVLRGVVPSGWLDPLRDSFERMVERQKEIWARERKPGEPPGGEWETSHQPRLHFESLVDEDTANTMAFCLHENTMGVSRRIMGAEAAGSTGFMFMCNPVDDRGPAAWHRDIHPIDQAPLRGLQADLLNNAPGYLQWNIPLYDDNVLWVVPKSHQRGNTAEENRCLAQNPREPLPGGVQVELDAGDGVVYTNTILHWGSDYSTRLRRTIHLGYRSYGGPIFPYVNRTFRDLGFIECLPADLQAVFRDIRRKYDDETDLIESIFRAAIDRDEDAFLEGLAALHPGEAGRIVCAVLLSKIVYKMKFATHPVRQHYGSDISHDEDLKPRFTAGELDTLWRRFAPLDEKMKSDALQYVPGFQSDPMHYHFEEMPAGLGMEAFMTEWRKSA